In Osmerus eperlanus chromosome 4, fOsmEpe2.1, whole genome shotgun sequence, the sequence AACACTGTGATAATCAAGCAGTCATGAAGGGATCACACACTTTCTGCATGGGTCTGACTAGAACTGAAATACACTCACCTTTCTCACAGGCCAATGGGCCAGCTTTGGATGGTaacacacatatttacataaTAGTTTCAAGTTATGAATTAACCCGGGGGGATGTTAAAGGCAGTTCAGTAACATTCCAGGGCACTCGAGAGGATTCAGTGTGCTCTCATATTCTGGTATGACAGCACGTCATATGTTCCCACAGTTCAGGATCTGGTCTAAGGGTGCTGGTTGTGGGCCTGACCCAGGACGGACTCTGTCAGATGTGAATGTTGTGGTAGCGGACCTTGGCAGAGTCGATGTCGACCCGGCGGGCCTCGGCGAAGGCCAGGAAGGTGCAGAGGCCCAGAAGATTCACCACAGAGATGAGGGCAAACACTGTTGCCCATGAACCCGTGGTCTCAATCAGGTATCCAGAGAAATATACCATCAGAACTCCtgcatggaacacacacacacgctcagacctgtgtgtctaacaccacacactaccaGACCAACAAACATAAACAATACAAATCCATGTAACACTCTTGATACTACGCACCGTACAGCTATAGCCTAGTAATGGCTTCAGAGCAGCACTGAACTTCACTAATATGCAAGCATAGTTACtcaatgctaatgcttcaggAACATACTCCTCTCCCAGCTGTATGCTGCATGAATAACTGGAAGAGAAATGACAAAAAGCTAATTCTTGGTCTCCCAGAGGAGCAGTAACTGTATCTCCTATTCTCTCTATTATTCATCAGACAGTTCCATGATGAAATCTGCATCATGGAAATTGGTGCCAGTGTGActgacagcagacacacagctcaAAGTTTTTCCTTCAGAAATTTgaattaatattttttttgcccccACAAAAGGGCTAGACAATGGCCGTGCTGCTGGTGAAAGATTAATCACAGATTTTCTCAACACTTTTCACTCAAACTTAGGAACTCACCCGAGAAAGCACCACAAGTATTCATAACTCCTGCAATAAAGAGACATGCTTCATTAATGTTCCTCCTACTCATGTTCATAAGGTGCATTAACTCAACAGACATTTTTCAAAATCTGATGTTGGAAGAGCAGAGGTGAATCACCAGGTGGGTGACACCAACCAAGCAATAATACAATACATAAAATATAtagttttcttttcattttagtTTTTAAAAGTATTTAACTGGAACCTTAAAACGTACCAAACAAAGCCCCAGCACAAGACGGAGCCAGATCCTGAACGTTCACCGACACACcactacaaaacaaacaaagaaaacTGTTCCTACAAAACACTAACTTGAATATGGAGTCATAAAGTGATAAGACTAATAGAACAGCAGCATAGCAACACCGTTCCCTAAAGGCCTTTGTGTCCATACAGATACAACAGCCAGCTCCTGGAAAGTTGCATCACATGCCAGGTGGTTTGAGCGCAAGGGTGAGGGCCTGGGCATCAGTACCTGTGGCTGAAGGTGGTTAGGCCCATGGTGGCAGACACGAAGGCTATGGCCCAGGGGAAGGTGGAGGTGCCACACAGCAGGAGGGtaaacacactggacacaccCATGGAGAAGAACTGACacgtggagatggagagagcacaCCAAGACTTACAGTTTAGGGCATGATTGCAGTGGCAAGGTTTCCTTCATTCAGGGAGGTGTTGCTCATATTAAGGTTAAAACTCCATCTGACCATCAGTGTAATACAACACAAGCTGAAACCAGCTACAATACCTGCATCAACTTTCTCACTGCAGCAGTATCAAAACCtagaggaagagagtgggaaACAAGAGTTAGAAAAGAGTCAAGTAGCAGCTAGATGACACTCCACATGTGTCGTCTTGTATTTCCATATGCAAATGAAAGGATTGCTTTACCCTGGCTGATGAGGTGGTCAGAGAGACAGCCGctgaagagggaagaggggatggCCACTAGCCAGGGGACCACGTTGAACACCCAACCCTGACAGAGAACAACAAAAAGACACAAGGAAATGCTTTAACACGGATCACCAAGCTCTGTAGGATGGACATTACCAGTCTATCCCTTAAGGTGACTGTAAAAGTACTGCAAAAGTAATGCTGTTTATAGTGGCCACCGCTGGATAACCATTGGGTGCTACAAACTGTGAAGTAATAGTACACTCTGCTGTTAAACCTTACTGTGCTGACTCAAATTGACAGTCCTTAACCTTGCCCTAAACATTTCAAATAGTAAGAACTACTGTAGCCTCCTCAAACTCGTTTTCCTTGGTTTGATCTAATTCTCCTGCCTGTTAGTTCTGTCACGCCATGCTTGTTGTATAAAGGTTGCTTTTGCTTTGAGAGCAGGGGCTAACATACTTACCCTGGCTTCTGGGAAAGTATCCTTGAAGAAGGTTGGAAGCCATGACAACAGTGTAAAGAAGGTGCTCGCCGTGCAAAGGTGGGTGACAATAACAGCACTGTAAGGAAAACTTAGATTAAATAAAACGTGACACCCAGCATGTCCCAGATCATCTTATTAAAAAGCTACACAATAGTGGTTCCTGTTAAGAACTGTGGCATGTTTGAAAAACGATCCCAATCCCCAGTAAATTAAAATGCAAGTCACTGTAAGAATCACCATTCTGTGTGGTGGGTCGACGGTAATGTGACCATTTTTATCTTTAGTTTCTCAGAGATGCAATTTTGTGTGACATTGAGAACGTCACTTTCTCACACAAGCACCCTTCTAGAAACTCAGGGGTTGTTTTACTCTGAGGGAAAAGCTAACCTATGAAAGAGAATGAAACCAAACGCATATTTTCAAGTCAGGTAAAAGAGCACAGATCAGTGGCACAGCCAAGAGCTTCTATAAATAACTTTCCctcagagaccagacagagcacAGAGGACATGAATGAACTCATTATCTGAGACCATTTTATCAGCAGATAGCTGAGCTGACTGACCACAGACTCAACCGCCTGGCTTCCTCTCCTGGGTACAGATACGGGCTTTATCTAATTAGTAATAGGTCTGCAACTGAACCCAGCTAAACACAGAGAAGGTAAACTGCTCATTCATCTAAACCCAGTTACACAGGCTGCcattcacacccacacagacagacggagacaCAATCAAACCAAACACGAGCCAATCCAAAAGCGAACGAATGAACAGACAGTAGAATTCCCCATTGACTCTGCTTCTTATCTCACCAGACAGCAGGTTGTTTGAAGAGGCGCAGCCAGTGTCTCCTGGACAGCTTGGACTGAATCCCCCCGCTACCCAGAGACTCTAGAGTGATGATAggtcctggaacacacacacaatgtgtctgTATGGATCTCTCTTTAGAACAATACAAACTAGCCTTAGAAGTATTTTTTTAGATGCAGCAAAGGCAATGTGAGTACATTCACAACTCCTCACATACCACTTACCTTCCCCTTTGAGTAGATATTTCCACATGCAGTAAGCCCAaaggacagagagcagaccagacGCATAGAAGACACTCTCCCAGCCATACAGGTCTAACATGAGGGAACCAGCAGCTCCAATCACCAGCGTTCTAAAGGAGACAGGAAACAATAAAAGCCACATGCAAACTTCAAAGCTGTTTCCAAAATGTCCCACGACAGGTTTTTCAGCATTGGTGATGGATGGATTGCTTGTTACTGTAGAGACAGTAGTCAAACCATGCTGTAGTACCTGTAGGTTGATCAGCAGAGCCTGATTTGATTTATCAATAACCAGTAGGAGGTGAACCATAAGACTGGCCCCAGGTAAGCATCAAAGACCAACCGTGTTTGTGAAAACAGGATGTGTGATGCAGACTCACCCCAGGTAGGAACCACTGCCAACTGTGCTCATGAGGaagcccctctcactctccaccACCTTCTGAGAACACAGGCTGGCTAGCGATGGGTAGTGCACACCTTCATATTTGAGAAAGAAGATTATGTATTGTATTCTCAAGGTAAAATACAAGGATTAAGTCCAACAAAAAATGGAAGAGCAGACTCAGAACATAACATTATCCTAAATTACAGGGTGGTTCCCTAGTTCACAGAAAAGTCAACAGCAAAAATGTTCTTATCTTGACCATGCATAGACAGGTTTTACAATAGCCCTGAGGTTAATTGCAAACAAAACCAAACTGAACCTTAACCAATGACAGCTATTCCCAATGTTACAGTCAGATGCTTTGAATACAACTAAACCCTTATCTAAGAAGGTTGTCTCGTGTCAGTCTATCCTCATAACTGAAATATCAATGTGGCATTAGGGTAGCTCTTCCCCCTCACCTTGCAGCAGCCCCATCAGGAAGCGAGCCAGTGTCATGGAGAAGATGGGCTGGTTGCAGAGGCGGGCCAGGACCGGGGTAAAGGCTGTCATAGCCCCCCAGGCTGCTGCTGACAGCAGCatcaccttctctccccccaccctgagAGCAGACACATGATAGCACATAATACTCGGATCACTGTTCCATCCCATCTTTCAACCTAGTGGAGGGACACATACTCAACAACTGTGGGTACAGGGTTTCCCCTGACTAGTGCAGAATCATACATCCATCTGGAAATGTCTATTGTTGAGTAATAGATAACCATGCGTGTCTTCCCTAAGCATGCAGCTTGGAGTGCAACACTATTAAAGTCTTAACTGTGATATCATTATGTTTGCAATGTTGCAATGATGCTGGCACCTGGGCCTCACCCACCAAAAGCAGTTGGTAGAGCTGCTTTTTGAGTCAGTTTTTTAGTGCTTTTCTGCAAACATTCACATCAAACAATGACCTTGTTTCCATAAAAAAAGATGTTTGTAGGATGCATTATTATAAAATTATCTTTTCTTTTGACAGTTCACACCCAAACCCAGTATTTGCCTTCCATTAGTGCAAACAGACCAACGCACACAGTGTGTGGAGTACTGGTCAAAATCATCACCCACCTGTCACTGACGTAACCCCCGATGACTTGGGTGAAGCAGTAGCCCCAGAAAAAGCTGCCCAGCACCatgcctgtctccctcttgcTCCAGCTGAACTGCTCTGCCATGCTGACCGCACATATGGGCATGGCGACACGGGCACAGTACAGCAGGCAGGTCCCCAACAGCAGCACGACTGTCCATATTCGTGCCAGTGGTCTGTACAGAGGAAAGACTTACAAATTAAATgatatatttttgtttgttaGGTAGTGTGTAAGCCGGCTTGTAATAGTGGAAGGAATGTGTGAGAGAATTCCCTTTGAAccctttttacatttagtatAATGGAAATACAGGTTTACAAACTGGTTTAAATTGCATTTCAGTTAACAGGGCCAACTGGTTATGTTCTGTTTCAAAATTTAGCGTGAATTCAGTTAAGTATATGTCAACACATCTTGTGGCATCATTACATTTTCTTAAAATTATTCAGCACAGGAACAGTCTAAATACGAAAAAGAAACTGAGTGCACTAGGCCAACTGCTTATGCATCTCGGGACCACCAGCTGACAGCCATTTCAGAAGTCAATGGGTAGGCTATATGTGCCTGATAACTGTCTAACTTAACTTTACGGAAgttacaaagtaacaaacacagacatgggTGTATGCTGAGTAGCATGCTTACGTCAAAATGGGACGTAAATGTGCATTAAGAAAAAGGTGCAAATTACTGCCATCAACAGCCCTCATCGGCAATTTTGCAATGAATCTAGTTTATACTTGCCACAAACATCCTTCCATTTGTTGCCATTAATACTTTGCAATGACCTTACCTTGACCAGTTCGTATTCAGTTCAGACCCCTTCTTCTGACATCCAGCGGCACCGATTTTATCTGTAGCGTGGTTTTCTTTGAGACAGACCAAATCTGGACTAGAGTTCTTTCCATGTTTTTGAAGAATTGCCATTCAACGAGAGGGATAAATATTTACTGACGTTTTCCGTTGGCTACCCAAGTTCACAATCCAGCGCTTTCTTTGAGAACGTAGCAGAACTGAAATATGACAAAAACAAAGCCTTACATTCGGATGAAACTGGCGTATAATTTCCTTCCGATTAGATTCATATCTGGTCACATTAcagtgtggtgaggaggagaagcgCGCGGGATAAGATGAGACAGAACTAAGGAGAGAATCTGTTTTCCCCGGTGCTGCCTCTGAGGGTTGATAATCCACGTGTCAGTTTCCAGTTACAGACACGCAGTTCTTCTAGCCATCGGTAGGGCAACCTTGTTCAGGAAGTAAAGACGTGACTCAGTCTTTTTTAAACAGCGTGTATATGAAAG encodes:
- the slc17a9b gene encoding solute carrier family 17 member 9b, with protein sequence MAILQKHGKNSSPDLVCLKENHATDKIGAAGCQKKGSELNTNWSRPLARIWTVVLLLGTCLLYCARVAMPICAVSMAEQFSWSKRETGMVLGSFFWGYCFTQVIGGYVSDRVGGEKVMLLSAAAWGAMTAFTPVLARLCNQPIFSMTLARFLMGLLQGVHYPSLASLCSQKVVESERGFLMSTVGSGSYLGTLVIGAAGSLMLDLYGWESVFYASGLLSVLWAYCMWKYLLKGEGPIITLESLGSGGIQSKLSRRHWLRLFKQPAVCAVIVTHLCTASTFFTLLSWLPTFFKDTFPEARGWVFNVVPWLVAIPSSLFSGCLSDHLISQGFDTAAVRKLMQFFSMGVSSVFTLLLCGTSTFPWAIAFVSATMGLTTFSHSGVSVNVQDLAPSCAGALFGVMNTCGAFSGVLMVYFSGYLIETTGSWATVFALISVVNLLGLCTFLAFAEARRVDIDSAKVRYHNIHI